A single region of the Bacillus cereus genome encodes:
- the dnaX gene encoding DNA polymerase III subunit gamma/tau — MSYQALYRTWRPQKFGDVVGQKHVTKTLQNALLQEKVSHAYVFSGPRGTGKTTIAKVFAKAINCEHAPVAEPCNECPSCLGITQGSISDVLEIDAASNNGVDEIRDIRDKVKYAPSAVKYKVYIIDEVHMLSMGAFNALLKTLEEPPGHVIFILATTEPHKIPPTIISRCQRFEFRKISVNDIVERLSTVVTNEGTQVEDEALQIVARAAEGGMRDALSLIDQAISYSDETVTSEDVLAVTGSVSQQYLGNLVECIRENDVSRALRIIDEMMSKGKDPVRFMEDFIYYYRDMLLYQTSPQLEHMLERVIVDDQFRTLSEEMQPEVIYEIIHTLSKGQQEMKWTNHPRIFLEVVMVQLCQQFMMQANGTDRLQAIMNRMQQLEKELEQVKKNGVPAGVQQEVRETRATPKPVRTGSMKIPVGRVNEVLKQAKRQDLEQLKAVWGELLGRLKSYNKVAFAVLLENSEPVAASDDTYVLAFQYEIHCKMASENREAMDTLEQTLFELLSKRLNMIAIPKSEWGKIREDFLQREGGDSEESPEQKEDPLIEEAVKLVGQELIEIKE, encoded by the coding sequence GTGTCATACCAAGCGTTATACCGAACATGGAGACCGCAAAAGTTTGGAGATGTAGTCGGTCAAAAGCACGTGACAAAAACGTTGCAAAATGCCCTTCTTCAAGAGAAAGTTTCACATGCTTATGTATTTTCTGGTCCAAGGGGAACAGGGAAAACGACAATTGCAAAAGTATTTGCAAAAGCAATTAACTGTGAACATGCTCCGGTAGCTGAACCTTGTAATGAATGTCCTTCTTGTTTAGGAATTACACAAGGATCTATTTCAGATGTATTAGAAATTGATGCGGCTTCAAATAACGGTGTAGATGAAATTCGAGATATAAGAGATAAAGTAAAATATGCTCCAAGTGCTGTGAAATATAAAGTATACATTATTGATGAAGTCCACATGCTTTCTATGGGTGCCTTTAACGCACTTTTAAAAACGTTAGAGGAGCCGCCAGGACATGTTATCTTTATTTTGGCGACAACAGAGCCACATAAGATTCCACCGACAATCATTTCACGTTGTCAACGCTTTGAATTTCGAAAAATATCAGTAAATGATATCGTAGAGAGATTATCTACGGTTGTGACGAATGAAGGTACACAAGTAGAAGATGAAGCGTTACAAATCGTCGCACGTGCCGCTGAAGGTGGTATGCGTGATGCATTAAGTCTGATTGATCAAGCGATTTCTTATAGTGATGAGACTGTGACGAGTGAAGATGTTTTAGCTGTAACGGGTTCTGTTTCTCAACAATACTTAGGTAACTTAGTAGAATGTATACGTGAAAATGATGTATCAAGAGCGTTACGTATTATAGATGAAATGATGAGTAAGGGGAAAGATCCAGTTCGCTTTATGGAGGATTTCATTTACTACTATCGTGATATGCTTTTATATCAAACTTCACCACAATTAGAACATATGTTGGAAAGGGTAATTGTAGATGATCAATTCCGTACATTAAGTGAAGAAATGCAACCGGAAGTAATCTATGAAATTATTCATACCCTTAGTAAGGGACAACAGGAGATGAAGTGGACAAACCATCCACGAATTTTCTTAGAAGTTGTTATGGTGCAATTGTGTCAGCAATTTATGATGCAGGCAAATGGTACAGATCGTTTGCAAGCAATTATGAACAGGATGCAGCAATTGGAGAAAGAGTTAGAGCAAGTTAAAAAGAATGGTGTGCCAGCTGGTGTACAGCAGGAAGTAAGAGAGACGCGTGCGACACCAAAACCGGTACGAACAGGAAGTATGAAAATTCCTGTCGGACGCGTGAATGAAGTGTTAAAGCAAGCGAAGCGTCAAGATCTAGAACAGTTAAAAGCTGTATGGGGCGAGTTGTTAGGAAGACTCAAGTCATATAACAAAGTAGCATTTGCTGTTTTATTAGAAAATAGTGAGCCAGTAGCAGCTTCAGATGATACCTATGTGTTAGCATTTCAATATGAAATCCATTGTAAAATGGCAAGTGAAAATCGAGAAGCGATGGATACATTGGAACAGACTCTTTTTGAATTGCTAAGTAAAAGGTTAAACATGATTGCTATCCCAAAAAGTGAATGGGGTAAAATTCGCGAAGACTTTTTACAACGCGAAGGCGGGGATTCTGAAGAAAGCCCAGAACAAAAAGAAGACCCTCTTATAGAAGAAGCTGTAAAATTAGTAGGGCAAGAACTTATCGAAATAAAAGAGTAA
- a CDS encoding YbaB/EbfC family nucleoid-associated protein produces the protein MRGGMGNMNNMMKQMQKMQKDMAKAQEELGEKTVEGTAGGGMITVIANGHKQVLEVKIKEEVVDPEDIEMLQDLVLAATNDALKKADELSNSTMGKFTKGLNLPGGMF, from the coding sequence ATGCGTGGCGGAATGGGAAATATGAATAACATGATGAAACAAATGCAAAAGATGCAAAAGGACATGGCAAAGGCGCAAGAAGAGCTTGGTGAAAAAACAGTTGAAGGTACAGCTGGTGGCGGAATGATTACTGTTATTGCAAATGGTCATAAGCAAGTTCTTGAAGTGAAAATTAAAGAAGAAGTTGTAGATCCAGAAGATATCGAAATGTTACAAGACTTAGTATTAGCTGCAACGAACGATGCGCTTAAAAAAGCTGACGAACTTTCAAATTCTACAATGGGTAAATTTACAAAAGGCTTAAACTTACCAGGTGGAATGTTCTAG
- the recR gene encoding recombination protein RecR: MHYPEPISKLIDSFMKLPGIGPKTAVRLAFFVLDMKEDDVLGFAKALVNAKRDLAYCSVCGHITDRDPCYICDDSHRDQSVVCVVQEPKDVIAMEKMKEYQGVYHVLRGAISPMEGIGPEDINIPQLLKRLQDETVQEVILATNPNIEGEATAMYISRLLKPTGIKVTRIAHGLPVGGDLEYADEVTLSKALEGRREV, translated from the coding sequence ATGCATTATCCAGAACCGATATCAAAATTAATTGATAGTTTTATGAAATTGCCAGGAATCGGACCGAAAACAGCGGTTCGACTGGCGTTCTTCGTGTTAGATATGAAAGAAGATGATGTGTTAGGTTTTGCGAAAGCACTTGTGAATGCGAAGCGAGATTTAGCGTATTGTTCTGTATGTGGGCATATCACTGACCGTGATCCTTGTTATATTTGTGACGATTCGCATAGAGATCAATCGGTTGTTTGTGTAGTACAAGAGCCGAAAGATGTAATTGCCATGGAAAAAATGAAAGAGTATCAAGGTGTATATCATGTGTTACGTGGTGCGATTTCTCCAATGGAGGGAATTGGACCGGAAGACATTAATATTCCACAACTCTTAAAGCGACTGCAAGATGAAACGGTACAAGAAGTGATATTAGCAACAAATCCTAATATTGAAGGGGAAGCTACAGCGATGTATATATCCCGCCTCTTAAAGCCTACAGGTATTAAAGTAACTCGTATTGCACACGGTCTACCAGTTGGTGGAGATTTAGAATATGCAGATGAAGTGACACTGTCGAAAGCGCTAGAAGGCCGCAGAGAAGTATAA
- a CDS encoding YaaL family protein has product MFFQKKGKLRKEYDDKLIVLLEKVKNEWLRQKRMVEQSVEPSPDVLCSLKIAEAKYFFLLKEAKRRPVKMEQW; this is encoded by the coding sequence ATGTTCTTTCAAAAAAAGGGTAAATTGCGTAAAGAGTACGATGATAAGTTAATTGTACTATTGGAAAAAGTGAAGAATGAATGGTTACGACAGAAGAGAATGGTTGAACAAAGTGTAGAACCATCTCCAGATGTACTTTGTTCTTTGAAAATAGCAGAGGCGAAATATTTCTTCTTGTTAAAAGAAGCGAAGCGTCGTCCTGTGAAGATGGAACAATGGTAA
- a CDS encoding pro-sigmaK processing inhibitor BofA family protein: MNSTIIIVGILSLVFIFLVFGVSSKPIRFIGKALFHVTLGIALLFGVNVAGSYFDFHIPINIGTATVSSLLGVPGVAALVIIKLYIMPR, encoded by the coding sequence ATGAATTCTACAATTATTATCGTTGGTATTCTTTCTTTAGTTTTTATTTTTCTTGTTTTTGGTGTTTCATCCAAACCAATACGTTTTATAGGAAAAGCCCTCTTTCATGTTACTTTAGGTATAGCATTATTATTCGGAGTGAATGTAGCAGGTTCATATTTTGATTTTCATATTCCAATTAATATAGGAACAGCTACTGTATCGAGTTTATTAGGGGTTCCGGGTGTTGCTGCATTGGTGATTATTAAGCTATATATAATGCCAAGATAA
- a CDS encoding sigma factor G inhibitor Gin gives MKSQSEVCIVCETERKEGIYVYNNLICYECEKDMVNTETNDPKYIYYLKQLRKLEVSYF, from the coding sequence ATGAAATCACAAAGCGAAGTTTGCATTGTTTGTGAGACAGAAAGAAAAGAAGGTATATATGTTTATAATAATTTAATTTGTTATGAATGTGAAAAAGATATGGTGAATACGGAGACAAATGATCCGAAGTATATATATTATTTAAAACAACTTCGAAAATTA